One Cedecea neteri DNA segment encodes these proteins:
- a CDS encoding MFS transporter, with amino-acid sequence MSDNPLSVTLTRPPEAEKNSPLTSTLLLIMALACGVFVANVYYNQPLLELLQQAFPGQLALVSLAPTATQLGFAFGLFLLVPLGDKINRRTLILCQSAGLAVALACLALAPNVVTIVIASAAVGVTGSVAQQIVPFAAELAKPERRGQVVGTVMSGVLCGILLGRAVGGFSGDHWGWRATFWLGCVATAFGWLMLFFTLPHHTSGNKQSYMTLMRSLVSLWREEPLLRRATLIQAALFGSFIGLWTILALQLHAAFHLGADIAGLMGIVGAVGILIAPLAGRIADRRGPYAVIGLGALVMVISFAVLGLWTSLTGLVIGIILMDLGEQSALISNQHVIYALRPEARSRINTVFMSGMFIGGALGSWGASLMWRLGGWELASMLGGGLSLLGLIIHLIGQRKRG; translated from the coding sequence ATGTCGGATAATCCGCTGAGCGTCACCCTGACCCGCCCGCCCGAGGCGGAAAAAAATTCGCCTTTAACCTCCACTCTGCTGCTGATCATGGCGCTGGCCTGCGGGGTGTTCGTCGCCAATGTCTACTACAACCAGCCGCTGCTCGAACTGCTTCAGCAGGCGTTTCCGGGGCAGCTTGCGCTCGTCAGCCTTGCGCCGACGGCAACGCAGCTCGGGTTTGCCTTTGGCCTGTTCTTACTTGTACCGCTGGGCGACAAAATTAACCGCCGCACGCTGATCCTTTGCCAGTCCGCCGGGCTGGCGGTAGCGCTGGCGTGCCTCGCCTTAGCGCCCAATGTAGTCACGATTGTGATTGCCTCCGCTGCGGTGGGTGTGACGGGTTCCGTTGCCCAACAAATTGTGCCGTTTGCCGCCGAACTGGCTAAACCTGAACGCCGTGGGCAGGTCGTTGGCACGGTAATGAGTGGCGTGCTGTGCGGCATATTACTTGGCCGGGCGGTGGGCGGTTTTAGCGGCGATCACTGGGGCTGGCGGGCGACCTTCTGGTTAGGCTGCGTGGCCACAGCCTTCGGCTGGCTGATGTTGTTCTTCACCTTGCCGCACCACACGTCGGGCAATAAACAGAGCTACATGACCCTGATGCGCTCGCTGGTTTCTCTGTGGCGCGAAGAACCGCTGCTGCGCCGGGCTACCTTAATACAGGCGGCGCTGTTTGGCTCGTTCATCGGCCTGTGGACTATTCTGGCCTTGCAACTGCACGCCGCTTTTCATCTTGGTGCCGACATCGCGGGTCTGATGGGGATTGTGGGCGCGGTAGGCATCCTGATTGCGCCGCTTGCCGGGCGGATTGCCGACCGCCGCGGGCCGTATGCCGTTATCGGGCTTGGGGCGCTGGTCATGGTTATCTCTTTTGCGGTGCTGGGGCTGTGGACTTCGCTCACCGGGCTGGTGATTGGCATCATCCTGATGGATCTGGGCGAGCAGTCAGCGCTGATATCCAACCAGCACGTGATTTACGCCCTGAGGCCGGAAGCCCGCAGTCGTATCAATACGGTCTTTATGAGCGGCATGTTTATCGGCGGCGCGCTGGGATCCTGGGGCGCGAGCCTGATGTGGCGGCTGGGGGGCTGGGAGCTGGCTTCGATGCTGGGCGGTGGGCTTAGCCTTCTCGGACTCATCATTCATCTGATCGGACAACGAAAACGCGGTTAA
- a CDS encoding ATP-binding protein, producing MPAAQTQAPLERDDDMVVFGRYQLFPDLGLLLRDGVRLEPGERAMAVLRLLVSEAGQVVTKETLLATVWPKEIVEENNLQAQISALRKIFGADRNLITTVFGRGYCFTATVNKLQAATSSLPVAAPSAVLPRPRSPLIGREKELGDIRKRLIEHTICTLAGPAGIGKTRLLLEVARESASLYPDGVFFADLSSLNAGSDPVPVLRAALAGIRGAGQLQPRPALLVIDNCEHLSAACAREIEHLLQRNELLSILLTSQSPLGLEGEQVYRVGPLTLPPAQLAASEAQSFSSVEFLVQRIQAVDYAFRLSEENIQPILGLCRLLDAVPLALEIVAARVASLGPDVVLADLSGRETLPETPGLTASRHRTLTEALDWSYRLLTAEEQRVFHALAVFPGEFDLAAAKGLLNQEEISDVVASMVAKSLLVLQAGTRPARYRYLNIVRTYARRTLAENSTSLFLRHAQLVADSMVRAREAWAEESSLQWRRQYGYLIDDLRAAADWCFGIGQNAPLGRSILANATPFWIQLSLHGECRQRITAAINDPHNGQATPREEMLMQAALGSALGWAQGPIEENGQAWRRTGEIASALSDVEMQLQAEYGLWLYHLRSGRYDLAAENGKKMAELATQTGDYGALLTARRLVGTALHFSGEQQAALSEIQALLDRTVDDDSQRAPFRFGLDQRVAGWAFLVRALWVTGDVAKARRAAQLAVEEARALDHACSLCAALAEGSCTLAALTGDVAGVLQVAAQIDAIALEHGLGFWRLYAAAFTFWGRLRQQPETVLPQQILAMLTRLKDNGFDAAYSLFLSDFAAALAQKGQPEIAETLIAERLSALGVNQSLWNLPELMRVQAQIRYGGQPEYDLELSMALQSALLLAQTQTAKGWIHRIETDLRNL from the coding sequence ATGCCTGCCGCCCAGACTCAAGCCCCTTTAGAAAGAGATGACGATATGGTGGTCTTTGGCCGCTATCAGCTGTTTCCCGATTTAGGGCTGCTGCTAAGGGACGGCGTCCGGCTGGAGCCTGGCGAGCGGGCGATGGCGGTGCTCAGACTGCTGGTCAGCGAAGCCGGGCAGGTGGTGACCAAAGAGACGCTGCTGGCCACCGTCTGGCCGAAAGAGATCGTCGAAGAGAATAACCTGCAGGCGCAAATTTCCGCCCTACGCAAAATTTTCGGTGCCGACCGCAATCTCATCACCACAGTGTTTGGCCGTGGTTACTGCTTTACCGCCACGGTGAATAAATTGCAGGCGGCCACGTCATCGCTGCCAGTAGCCGCTCCTTCAGCGGTTTTACCTCGCCCCCGTTCACCGCTGATAGGGCGCGAAAAAGAGCTGGGTGACATCAGAAAACGGCTGATCGAGCATACTATTTGTACGCTGGCTGGCCCGGCAGGCATCGGTAAAACCCGGCTGTTGCTGGAAGTGGCGCGCGAGTCGGCCAGCCTTTATCCCGATGGTGTTTTCTTTGCTGATTTGTCCAGCCTGAATGCCGGGTCAGATCCGGTACCTGTTTTACGCGCCGCGCTGGCCGGTATTCGTGGAGCGGGGCAGTTACAACCTCGCCCCGCGCTACTGGTGATTGATAACTGTGAACACCTATCGGCCGCCTGCGCCCGGGAAATTGAACATCTGCTGCAGAGAAACGAATTACTGAGCATTTTGCTGACCAGTCAGTCTCCGCTGGGGCTTGAAGGGGAGCAGGTGTATCGCGTCGGGCCGCTGACTTTGCCCCCAGCGCAACTGGCCGCCAGCGAGGCGCAAAGTTTTAGCTCGGTTGAGTTTCTGGTACAGCGCATTCAGGCGGTGGATTATGCATTCCGCCTGAGCGAAGAGAATATCCAGCCGATCCTGGGGCTTTGTCGGTTACTCGATGCCGTGCCGCTGGCGCTGGAAATTGTTGCTGCTCGCGTTGCAAGCCTGGGCCCGGATGTCGTGCTGGCCGATCTGAGCGGGCGCGAGACATTGCCCGAGACGCCGGGGCTTACAGCGTCCAGACACAGAACGCTTACCGAGGCGCTGGACTGGAGCTACCGATTGCTCACGGCTGAAGAACAGCGAGTGTTTCATGCCCTGGCGGTATTTCCCGGTGAATTTGACCTTGCCGCCGCGAAAGGATTGTTAAACCAGGAAGAGATCAGCGACGTGGTGGCCAGTATGGTGGCGAAATCCCTGCTGGTTTTGCAGGCGGGTACGCGCCCGGCCAGGTATCGCTATCTCAACATTGTGCGCACGTACGCTCGCCGGACGCTGGCCGAAAATAGCACCTCGCTTTTTCTTCGCCATGCGCAACTCGTGGCCGACAGCATGGTACGAGCCAGAGAAGCCTGGGCCGAAGAGTCCAGTCTGCAGTGGCGCCGTCAGTATGGCTATTTAATCGACGATCTCCGGGCGGCGGCAGACTGGTGTTTTGGCATAGGCCAAAATGCCCCGCTGGGACGAAGTATTCTCGCTAACGCCACGCCGTTCTGGATCCAACTTTCGCTGCACGGCGAGTGTCGCCAGCGGATTACCGCCGCGATTAACGACCCGCACAATGGCCAGGCCACGCCGCGCGAAGAGATGCTGATGCAGGCGGCGTTAGGCTCGGCGCTGGGCTGGGCGCAGGGGCCCATTGAAGAAAATGGCCAGGCCTGGCGGCGAACCGGGGAGATTGCCAGCGCGCTAAGCGACGTGGAAATGCAGTTGCAGGCCGAGTACGGGCTGTGGTTGTATCACCTGCGCAGTGGTCGTTACGATCTGGCCGCAGAGAACGGCAAAAAAATGGCTGAACTGGCGACCCAAACCGGTGATTATGGCGCGCTATTAACCGCCCGTCGTCTGGTAGGGACCGCGCTGCATTTTTCCGGGGAGCAGCAGGCCGCGCTCAGCGAAATTCAGGCTTTGCTGGACCGAACAGTGGACGATGACAGCCAGAGAGCGCCTTTCCGCTTTGGGCTGGATCAGCGCGTGGCGGGCTGGGCTTTCCTGGTGCGGGCGCTGTGGGTGACTGGCGATGTGGCAAAAGCCAGAAGAGCGGCGCAGCTGGCGGTAGAAGAAGCCCGGGCGCTGGATCACGCCTGTTCACTGTGTGCGGCCCTTGCGGAAGGGAGCTGCACGCTGGCGGCCTTAACCGGAGATGTCGCTGGCGTGCTGCAAGTTGCCGCGCAAATTGACGCCATCGCCCTGGAACACGGCCTGGGCTTCTGGCGGCTTTATGCGGCGGCCTTTACTTTCTGGGGCAGGCTACGCCAGCAGCCTGAAACAGTGCTTCCCCAGCAGATCCTCGCCATGCTTACCCGGCTGAAGGACAATGGTTTCGATGCTGCTTATTCGCTTTTCCTGTCTGATTTCGCCGCCGCGCTGGCGCAAAAAGGCCAGCCAGAGATAGCCGAGACGCTGATCGCGGAGCGGTTGTCCGCGCTTGGCGTCAACCAGTCGCTGTGGAACCTGCCCGAGCTGATGCGGGTACAGGCGCAAATTCGCTATGGCGGGCAACCAGAATATGACCTGGAGCTCAGCATGGCGCTGCAGTCTGCGCTGCTGCTGGCACAAACCCAGACGGCCAAAGGCTGGATACACCGAATAGAAACCGATTTGCGTAATCTCTAA
- a CDS encoding YbfB/YjiJ family MFS transporter, producing MTMHFRPEIRALLLALAGAVVLAIGMGYGRFSYTGILPVMLQEGLLSLHQGNLAASANYAGYLIGALLLAKAKPADARRLNMASVGLTIGCLLLLAWTKSPWAVVAVRGFAGLLSAVSLIAASLWLLQHMKHHTGAPVLYAGVGLGIFLSAEFIALGKTYGYTSQQIWLLCGLTALLLFALVFKLLLSPPDYLIDYQRQASSQAQPEAGGAKAAWKLLVIYGLAGFGYIITATYLPLFLSGSLSTLDPVQLWAIFGLAAIPSCFVWHQIISKYGYRRAFAANLLVQATGVVLPAFSHSLLFCLLSAVLVGFTFTGTVTIALPEARRLAHLVRFNMIAAMTAIYGIGQIIGPLVAGELYGITGSFNGSLAAATGALLLAGRLVLTGRSEVAG from the coding sequence ATGACAATGCATTTCAGACCAGAAATTCGTGCGCTGCTGCTGGCGCTTGCGGGTGCGGTGGTGCTGGCGATAGGTATGGGCTACGGGCGTTTTTCCTATACCGGCATTCTGCCGGTGATGCTGCAAGAAGGGCTACTGTCGCTGCATCAGGGCAATCTCGCCGCATCGGCTAACTACGCAGGTTATCTCATTGGTGCCTTACTGCTGGCGAAAGCTAAGCCCGCCGACGCGCGGCGGTTAAACATGGCCTCCGTCGGGCTAACCATTGGCTGCCTGCTTCTGTTGGCATGGACGAAATCGCCGTGGGCGGTGGTGGCGGTTCGGGGTTTTGCCGGGCTACTGAGCGCGGTGTCGCTGATTGCAGCTTCACTGTGGCTACTGCAGCACATGAAACACCATACCGGCGCGCCGGTGCTTTATGCCGGGGTTGGACTGGGGATCTTTTTATCTGCCGAATTTATCGCGCTGGGTAAAACTTATGGCTATACCAGCCAGCAAATCTGGCTGCTGTGTGGGCTCACTGCGCTGCTATTGTTTGCGCTGGTGTTTAAACTGCTGCTTAGCCCGCCGGATTACCTGATCGACTACCAAAGGCAGGCGTCCAGTCAGGCTCAGCCGGAAGCAGGGGGAGCTAAAGCGGCGTGGAAACTCCTGGTTATCTACGGCCTGGCGGGATTTGGGTATATCATTACGGCCACCTATTTACCGCTTTTTCTTTCCGGGTCACTCAGTACGCTGGATCCGGTGCAGCTTTGGGCTATCTTTGGCCTGGCCGCGATACCGTCCTGTTTTGTCTGGCATCAAATCATCTCAAAATATGGTTATCGCCGCGCATTTGCAGCCAATCTCCTGGTTCAGGCCACGGGCGTGGTACTTCCGGCCTTTAGCCACTCACTGCTTTTTTGCCTGCTAAGTGCGGTGCTGGTGGGCTTTACCTTCACCGGCACGGTGACGATAGCCTTACCGGAAGCCAGGAGACTGGCGCATTTGGTGCGATTTAATATGATCGCGGCGATGACCGCTATTTACGGCATCGGGCAGATTATTGGGCCGCTGGTTGCCGGGGAGCTTTACGGTATAACGGGCAGTTTTAACGGGTCATTAGCCGCCGCCACCGGCGCATTGCTGCTGGCCGGTAGGCTGGTGCTGACGGGACGTTCAGAGGTTGCTGGCTGA
- a CDS encoding LysR family transcriptional regulator, producing the protein MNHTTLQMFKIVAEEQSVTKAAQRLGRVQSNITTRIQQLEEDLGVTLFVRDSKKMILSPEGESFLSYTKKILSLAEEARQALHPGKPAGVLNMGSMEATAVSRLMPVFQQFHRRYPDVELALTTQPTQQLLEQVRHASLDCALVSLLPDAGGHIQCPEDLEYLDVFTERLVLLVPETASSTKPLLAAFPRGCSYRARAEALLNAQTLVEVQDVSSYHSMIASVAAGRCSGVLPEGVAATLILPEGTQQQFVANALTQLVWRKGYRSTALEAMKQILASASNL; encoded by the coding sequence ATGAACCACACCACACTGCAGATGTTCAAAATTGTCGCTGAAGAACAAAGCGTGACGAAAGCCGCCCAAAGACTTGGCCGCGTGCAGTCGAACATCACCACCCGCATTCAGCAGTTGGAAGAAGATCTTGGCGTCACTTTGTTCGTACGTGACAGCAAGAAAATGATCCTGTCGCCAGAGGGCGAGAGTTTTCTCTCCTACACCAAAAAAATACTTAGCCTGGCGGAAGAAGCGCGGCAGGCGCTGCATCCGGGAAAACCCGCAGGTGTGCTGAATATGGGTTCAATGGAAGCTACCGCTGTCAGCCGCCTGATGCCGGTCTTCCAGCAGTTCCACCGCCGCTACCCTGATGTCGAACTGGCCTTAACCACCCAGCCCACGCAGCAACTTCTGGAGCAGGTTCGACACGCTTCGCTGGACTGCGCGCTGGTGAGCCTGCTGCCGGATGCCGGGGGACACATTCAGTGCCCGGAAGATCTGGAGTATCTGGACGTATTCACGGAACGCCTGGTGTTGCTCGTGCCTGAAACCGCCAGTAGCACTAAGCCTCTTCTTGCCGCTTTTCCTCGAGGGTGTTCTTACCGGGCACGGGCGGAAGCTTTGCTCAACGCTCAAACCCTTGTGGAGGTGCAGGACGTTAGCTCTTATCACTCGATGATCGCTTCTGTTGCCGCCGGACGGTGCAGCGGCGTGTTGCCGGAAGGCGTCGCGGCGACCCTGATTCTGCCGGAGGGGACACAGCAACAGTTTGTGGCCAACGCCCTCACCCAGCTAGTCTGGCGCAAGGGCTATCGTTCTACCGCTCTTGAAGCGATGAAGCAGATTCTGGCCTCAGCCAGCAACCTCTGA
- a CDS encoding NAD(P)H-dependent flavin oxidoreductase translates to MFRSLTQLLAIDHPIIQAPMAGVSTPELAAAVSNAGGLGSLGVGASSVGQARAAILKTQALTSRSFSVNLFCHQPAKRDEALERAWIDSLRPIFTEFGGTPPEVLSEIYQSFIGQEAMLEMLLETAPAAVSFHFGVPERDVVEAFRSKGIVTLATATRPEEASLIQASGVDVIVAQGFEAGGHRGMFDDKAHDTQLSIFALVQLLKKQVNLPIVAAGGIMDGAGIHAMLSVGADAVQLGTAFLLCPESAADDGYRQRLKSSRSHRTEMTHAISGRAARSLENDYCRHGRIAGQHAVPAYPVAYDIGKALASLAKSHGHQGYSAHWAGQGVNLIREMPAAELLQTLVREAGL, encoded by the coding sequence ATGTTTCGTAGTCTTACCCAACTGCTAGCGATTGACCATCCCATCATACAGGCGCCTATGGCGGGCGTCTCCACCCCGGAACTGGCGGCGGCGGTCAGCAATGCCGGCGGCCTTGGTTCGCTTGGCGTGGGCGCAAGCAGCGTCGGGCAGGCCAGGGCCGCGATCCTGAAAACGCAGGCCTTAACCTCGCGCTCGTTTAGCGTGAATCTGTTTTGCCATCAGCCTGCCAAACGGGATGAGGCGCTGGAACGTGCATGGATTGACAGTCTGCGCCCGATTTTTACTGAGTTTGGCGGCACACCGCCAGAAGTGCTCAGCGAAATTTACCAAAGTTTTATCGGGCAGGAAGCAATGCTGGAGATGCTGCTGGAAACCGCTCCGGCCGCAGTAAGCTTCCACTTTGGCGTACCTGAGCGTGACGTTGTTGAGGCCTTCCGTAGCAAAGGTATTGTAACGCTTGCCACCGCCACACGGCCTGAAGAGGCTTCGCTGATTCAGGCAAGCGGCGTGGATGTGATTGTGGCGCAGGGCTTTGAAGCGGGCGGGCATCGCGGGATGTTCGACGATAAAGCGCACGATACCCAGCTCAGCATCTTTGCGCTGGTGCAGCTTCTGAAAAAGCAGGTGAATCTGCCGATTGTTGCCGCTGGGGGGATTATGGACGGGGCAGGTATTCACGCCATGCTAAGCGTGGGGGCGGATGCGGTACAGCTGGGCACCGCGTTTTTGCTTTGCCCTGAGTCCGCCGCCGACGATGGTTACCGGCAGCGGCTTAAATCAAGTCGCTCACATCGAACGGAGATGACTCATGCTATCTCTGGCAGAGCGGCGAGAAGCCTGGAGAACGATTACTGCCGCCACGGACGAATCGCCGGCCAGCATGCCGTCCCGGCTTACCCGGTGGCCTACGATATTGGTAAAGCGCTAGCAAGCCTTGCAAAAAGCCACGGCCATCAGGGCTATAGTGCGCACTGGGCCGGGCAGGGTGTGAACCTGATCCGCGAAATGCCCGCCGCTGAACTCCTGCAAACGCTGGTGCGCGAAGCCGGGCTGTAA
- a CDS encoding LysR family transcriptional regulator, with the protein MNLRTLDLNLLVMLDALLDEAHVTRAADRLCLSQSATSAALARCRDLFHDELLERGRGTMRLTPFAQSLRAPLKSVLGDIAELIDPPVIPLHQIKQKLRITMADFPALFVLVPLMQNLQQSAPGIDLIVQGWAGAEEAETALLNGTTDIAISVFPQPAAGIHSELLMDEHYVVAMREGHPAAVGFSLERWLASPHIITSGKGESVTPVDAELSRLGLRRRVGLVLPNFQMVPQLLLASDMLALLPSRVIPFTEGLVAVPAPVTLPGFSLHLAWHKRRSQDVALQHVAAILMALLK; encoded by the coding sequence ATGAATTTAAGAACGCTGGATCTTAACCTGCTGGTGATGCTGGACGCCCTGCTTGACGAGGCGCACGTCACCCGTGCCGCAGACAGACTTTGCCTGTCGCAATCTGCTACGTCTGCAGCCCTTGCCCGCTGCCGCGATCTTTTTCACGACGAACTGCTGGAGCGTGGCAGAGGCACCATGCGGCTGACGCCCTTTGCTCAGTCCCTTCGTGCACCTCTGAAATCCGTCCTCGGCGACATTGCTGAACTTATCGACCCGCCGGTGATCCCGCTGCATCAAATTAAGCAGAAACTGCGGATAACCATGGCGGATTTCCCGGCGCTGTTCGTGCTGGTGCCTCTGATGCAAAACCTTCAACAGTCGGCCCCGGGGATTGACCTCATCGTTCAGGGTTGGGCTGGTGCGGAAGAGGCCGAAACCGCATTACTTAACGGCACCACGGATATTGCGATCTCGGTTTTTCCTCAGCCTGCCGCAGGTATCCACAGCGAGCTGTTGATGGATGAGCACTATGTCGTGGCGATGCGCGAAGGCCATCCGGCCGCAGTCGGGTTCAGTCTTGAACGCTGGCTTGCCTCGCCGCACATCATCACCTCCGGCAAAGGGGAAAGCGTCACCCCGGTGGATGCGGAACTTTCAAGGTTGGGATTACGCCGCCGCGTTGGGCTGGTATTGCCGAATTTCCAGATGGTGCCACAGCTACTGCTGGCGTCGGATATGTTGGCCCTGCTGCCTTCCCGGGTCATACCTTTTACTGAAGGACTGGTCGCCGTCCCCGCGCCTGTCACGTTGCCGGGGTTCTCTCTCCACCTGGCCTGGCACAAACGCCGAAGCCAGGATGTCGCCCTGCAGCACGTCGCCGCTATTTTAATGGCGTTGTTGAAGTAA
- a CDS encoding NAD(P)H-dependent oxidoreductase translates to MNKTLILLFHPDLSRSSANAALGQEAAKLEHVELVDIQALYPDGIDIYRDGEREAARLLAADRIVLQFPIHWYSIPAIMRQWQDAVLTRMFYLNYEEEGQKLEGTPLFVAVTAGNVEESYQPSGRNLFTIESLLAPLRATANRCGLTWHAPFVVYTADKLDAAGLKTEAKAYAQALNRWRENKF, encoded by the coding sequence ATGAACAAAACCCTGATTTTACTTTTCCATCCGGATCTTTCCCGTTCCAGCGCCAATGCTGCGCTGGGGCAAGAAGCCGCAAAACTTGAACACGTTGAGCTGGTCGATATCCAGGCACTGTACCCTGACGGGATCGATATTTACCGCGACGGCGAGCGTGAAGCCGCTCGGTTACTTGCCGCCGACCGCATTGTGCTGCAGTTCCCGATTCACTGGTATTCCATACCGGCCATTATGCGCCAGTGGCAGGATGCAGTGCTGACCCGGATGTTCTACCTGAATTACGAGGAGGAAGGGCAAAAGCTGGAGGGGACGCCGCTGTTCGTGGCGGTCACCGCCGGTAACGTGGAAGAGTCTTATCAGCCCAGTGGCCGAAATCTTTTTACCATCGAATCTCTGTTAGCGCCCCTCAGGGCCACGGCAAACCGCTGCGGTCTTACCTGGCATGCCCCGTTTGTGGTCTACACTGCCGATAAGCTTGATGCTGCTGGCCTGAAAACTGAGGCGAAAGCGTATGCGCAGGCGCTTAACCGGTGGCGGGAAAATAAATTTTGA
- a CDS encoding RNA polymerase sigma factor — protein MKAGIVGESLLMVALNGCRARLKAFIRGRTAGHEDADDILQEVSYQLMKVEQPVENVAAWLFRAARNEMTDRARKKRELPLASWFGGDEEDDYPEDELAETLFGTPQTPEDEYLKQLLWEELETALSELPAPQREVFIKTELQDYSVKDLAGESGDTVQALLSRKHKAVLYLRTRLRNVYDDLAGQ, from the coding sequence ATGAAAGCCGGAATAGTGGGGGAATCTCTGCTGATGGTAGCGCTGAACGGCTGCCGTGCCCGACTGAAAGCGTTTATTCGTGGGAGAACCGCCGGGCATGAAGATGCCGACGATATCCTGCAAGAGGTTAGCTACCAGCTAATGAAGGTTGAACAGCCGGTGGAGAACGTCGCCGCCTGGCTGTTCCGAGCCGCCCGGAACGAAATGACCGACCGGGCGAGAAAAAAACGCGAGCTGCCTTTAGCAAGCTGGTTTGGCGGGGATGAAGAGGACGATTACCCGGAAGATGAGCTGGCCGAAACGCTGTTCGGTACGCCGCAAACGCCGGAGGACGAGTACCTGAAGCAGCTGCTTTGGGAGGAGCTGGAGACGGCCCTGTCAGAACTGCCTGCGCCTCAGCGTGAGGTGTTTATCAAAACCGAGCTGCAAGACTACAGCGTAAAAGACCTTGCTGGCGAGAGCGGCGACACCGTCCAGGCGCTGCTCTCCCGCAAACACAAAGCCGTTCTGTATCTGCGCACCCGGCTGCGCAATGTGTATGACGACCTGGCTGGTCAGTAA
- a CDS encoding glycoside hydrolase family 10 protein, producing MIATSRRFYSVARVKKSGAILAAALFLASCASKPPVSLVTPLPGTKPDVKTPSQHNQPMRGVWLATVSRLDWPPVSSVNGSSAAVRISQQQQALKDKLDKLKSLGINTVFFQVKPDATALWPSKILPWSDMLTGKIGEDPGYDPLQFMLDEAHKRGMKVHAWFNPYRVSTNITPGTVAALNRTLSLQPASVFVLHRDWIRTSGDRFVLDPGIPEVRDWITSIVAEVVSHYAIDGVQFDDYFYTESPGSTLNDSQTFRTYGQGYASKADWRRHNTEQLIEQVSRTIKQLKPGVEFGVSPAGVWRNISHDPAGSETRGAAAYDESYADTRLWVQKGLLDYIAPQIYWPFSRSAARYDVLAKWWANVVKPTNTRLYIGIALYKVGEPSKNEPDWTVRGGVPELKKQIDLNEALPQINGTILFRENYLNQPQTQQAVNYIRERWGQ from the coding sequence ATCATCGCCACTTCACGCCGCTTCTACTCTGTCGCCAGGGTTAAAAAATCTGGTGCGATACTTGCCGCCGCGCTGTTTCTGGCGAGCTGTGCCTCTAAACCGCCGGTTTCTCTCGTTACGCCCTTGCCGGGCACTAAGCCGGATGTGAAGACCCCTTCACAGCACAACCAGCCGATGCGTGGCGTCTGGCTGGCAACGGTTTCCCGCCTTGACTGGCCGCCGGTTTCTTCCGTTAATGGCAGCAGCGCAGCCGTGCGTATTAGCCAGCAGCAGCAAGCCTTAAAAGACAAACTGGATAAGCTGAAGTCATTAGGGATCAACACGGTGTTTTTCCAGGTGAAGCCCGACGCCACCGCGCTGTGGCCTTCGAAGATTCTGCCGTGGTCAGATATGCTGACGGGAAAAATTGGCGAAGATCCGGGCTACGACCCGCTGCAGTTTATGCTTGATGAGGCGCATAAACGCGGCATGAAGGTACACGCCTGGTTTAACCCCTATCGGGTTTCTACCAACATCACGCCGGGCACAGTTGCCGCCCTGAACCGCACGCTTTCTCTGCAGCCGGCCAGCGTTTTTGTGTTACATCGGGACTGGATTAGAACCTCCGGTGACCGCTTCGTGCTTGACCCCGGCATCCCGGAAGTGCGCGACTGGATAACCAGCATCGTCGCCGAAGTTGTCTCTCACTACGCCATCGACGGCGTGCAGTTTGATGATTACTTCTATACCGAATCACCGGGCTCTACCCTTAACGACAGCCAGACTTTTAGAACCTACGGCCAGGGCTACGCGTCCAAAGCCGACTGGCGGCGGCACAATACTGAGCAACTTATCGAGCAAGTCTCACGCACTATCAAACAGCTTAAGCCCGGCGTTGAGTTTGGCGTGAGTCCGGCAGGCGTCTGGCGCAATATCTCCCACGATCCAGCCGGGTCTGAAACGCGTGGGGCTGCCGCTTATGATGAGTCCTATGCCGACACGCGTCTCTGGGTGCAAAAAGGCCTGCTGGACTATATTGCCCCGCAGATCTACTGGCCTTTCTCCCGCAGTGCAGCCCGCTACGACGTGCTGGCTAAATGGTGGGCTAACGTAGTGAAGCCGACTAACACGCGCCTTTATATTGGGATTGCGCTGTATAAAGTCGGGGAGCCTTCGAAGAATGAACCTGACTGGACGGTGAGAGGCGGCGTACCGGAGCTGAAAAAACAGATCGATTTAAACGAGGCCTTGCCGCAAATTAACGGCACTATTTTGTTCCGGGAAAATTATCTTAACCAACCCCAGACTCAGCAGGCGGTGAATTACATCAGGGAACGTTGGGGTCAATGA